A genomic segment from Tistrella mobilis encodes:
- a CDS encoding TonB-dependent siderophore receptor produces MSQGQQRRRRMPQGVAAMVAASVATLPGPMAMGGAGILAGMAISRAEAADMAAEIGFDIPAQPLAGALGAFGRQAGLQVSADTAVTRGVESRGLQGRMTPAAGLAQLLAGTPVTGAITPDGVVVLQRLAGEGATVLDPLQVGAARTAEVATGPVAGYVATRTATATKTDTPLLETPQSVSVVTRDQMSARAVTTEGEALAYTAGVRVGGRAGGIMPGGDNIQVRGFGGDGTYGASSNEYLDGIKVGGANFAIGGFEPYMFERIEVLKGPASVLYGQNTPGGIVNRVSKTPSDQAMNEVMLRGGSFGRHEAGADIGGRLVEDGRLAFRVAGLMMESDNQVDGIDQERTAIAPSLTWRAGDDTTLTLLGSWQRDDVDGGFSNMLPIVGTLKDAPYGKLPRSFYAGDTDYGHWDRDLYTLGYQFEHRFDDAITFRQNARYIANRLDFATVYIKELKSDGVTLDRNAFAARESSDVYVVDNQVQIDGTTGPLDHTLLAGVEYRRHDSDTIRRFAGVTPITLPQGGNATFTGEPAIYENAELRRDQWGFYVQDQIRLGGWIVNLGGRYDRADMRLKDRYKTGENSRDDEAFTSRVGLGYAFDFGLTPYVSYSESFEPQTITVRSTQTFEPTRGTQYEAGLKYQPPGWNAMFTASVFQITQTNVPKSLGTGKGYRQIGEVTNKGLELEAVASLASGWDIQAGFTWLDSEVTKSTELDLHHRPTMVPEVTAALWTRYTFQAGFAEGLGLGAGVRYVGSTYGNDTNTLKVPSYTLYDAAVSYDLGRASPTLTGVELAVNASNLFDETYVSGCEVDRQCYWGQGRTVLGTLKYKW; encoded by the coding sequence ATGAGCCAGGGCCAGCAGCGCCGCCGGAGGATGCCGCAGGGGGTCGCGGCCATGGTCGCGGCATCGGTCGCGACGCTTCCGGGACCCATGGCCATGGGCGGCGCGGGGATCCTTGCCGGGATGGCGATCAGCCGGGCCGAAGCGGCCGACATGGCGGCCGAGATCGGTTTCGACATTCCGGCACAGCCGCTGGCCGGCGCGCTCGGCGCCTTCGGCCGGCAGGCGGGGCTTCAGGTCTCGGCCGATACCGCCGTCACCCGGGGCGTGGAAAGCCGCGGTCTTCAGGGGCGGATGACGCCGGCGGCGGGGCTGGCGCAGCTCTTGGCCGGCACGCCGGTCACCGGGGCGATCACGCCCGACGGGGTGGTGGTGTTGCAGCGGCTGGCGGGCGAGGGGGCGACCGTGCTCGACCCGCTCCAGGTCGGCGCGGCCAGAACGGCCGAGGTGGCGACGGGGCCCGTCGCCGGCTATGTCGCGACCCGCACCGCCACCGCGACCAAGACCGACACGCCGCTGCTGGAAACCCCGCAATCGGTCTCGGTGGTCACCCGCGACCAGATGTCGGCCCGCGCCGTCACCACCGAGGGCGAGGCGCTGGCCTATACCGCCGGTGTCCGCGTCGGCGGCCGTGCCGGCGGCATCATGCCGGGCGGCGACAATATCCAGGTCCGCGGCTTCGGCGGCGACGGCACCTATGGCGCCTCGTCGAACGAATATCTGGACGGCATCAAGGTCGGCGGCGCCAATTTCGCGATCGGCGGCTTCGAGCCTTACATGTTCGAGCGGATCGAGGTGCTGAAGGGCCCGGCCTCGGTGCTCTATGGCCAGAACACCCCGGGCGGCATCGTCAACCGGGTGAGCAAGACCCCGTCCGACCAGGCGATGAACGAGGTGATGCTGCGCGGCGGCAGCTTCGGCCGCCATGAAGCCGGCGCCGATATCGGCGGCCGGCTGGTCGAGGACGGCCGGCTGGCCTTCCGGGTGGCCGGCCTGATGATGGAAAGCGACAATCAGGTCGACGGCATCGATCAGGAACGCACCGCCATCGCCCCCTCGCTGACCTGGCGGGCGGGGGACGACACCACGCTCACCCTGCTCGGCAGTTGGCAGCGCGACGATGTCGACGGCGGCTTTTCCAACATGCTGCCGATCGTCGGCACGCTGAAGGATGCGCCCTATGGCAAGCTGCCGCGCAGCTTCTATGCCGGCGACACCGATTACGGCCATTGGGACCGGGATCTCTATACCCTGGGCTACCAGTTCGAGCACCGCTTCGACGATGCGATCACCTTTCGCCAGAACGCCCGCTATATCGCCAACCGGCTGGATTTCGCGACCGTCTACATCAAAGAGCTGAAGTCGGATGGCGTGACGTTGGATCGCAACGCCTTTGCCGCCCGCGAATCGTCGGACGTCTATGTCGTCGACAACCAGGTGCAGATCGACGGCACCACCGGGCCACTGGACCACACCCTGCTCGCCGGTGTCGAATACCGCCGCCATGACAGCGACACCATCCGGCGCTTTGCCGGGGTGACTCCGATCACGCTGCCTCAGGGGGGCAATGCCACCTTTACCGGCGAGCCGGCGATCTATGAGAACGCCGAGCTTCGCCGGGACCAGTGGGGCTTTTATGTGCAGGATCAGATCCGCCTGGGTGGCTGGATCGTCAATCTCGGTGGCCGCTATGATCGCGCTGACATGCGTCTGAAGGACCGTTATAAGACGGGCGAAAACTCCCGGGATGACGAGGCCTTTACCAGCCGTGTGGGGCTTGGCTATGCCTTCGATTTTGGTCTGACCCCCTATGTCAGCTATTCGGAGAGCTTCGAGCCGCAGACGATTACGGTCAGGAGCACCCAGACTTTCGAGCCGACCCGGGGCACCCAGTACGAAGCCGGTCTGAAGTATCAGCCGCCCGGCTGGAATGCCATGTTCACCGCATCGGTTTTCCAGATCACGCAGACCAATGTTCCGAAATCCCTGGGGACGGGGAAGGGGTACCGTCAGATCGGCGAGGTGACGAACAAGGGGCTTGAACTCGAAGCGGTGGCGAGCCTGGCCTCGGGCTGGGATATTCAGGCCGGCTTCACCTGGCTCGACAGCGAGGTGACCAAGAGCACCGAGCTGGATCTTCACCACCGCCCGACCATGGTGCCCGAGGTGACCGCGGCGCTCTGGACCCGCTACACCTTCCAGGCCGGCTTCGCTGAAGGGCTGGGGCTTGGGGCCGGCGTGCGCTATGTCGGCAGCACCTATGGCAATGACACCAACACCCTGAAGGTGCCGTCCTACACCCTGTATGACGCGGCGGTCAGCTATGACCTGGGTCGGGCGTCGCCGACGCTCACCGGTGTCGAACTGGCGGTCAATGCCTCCAACCTGTTCGACGAGACCTATGTCTCGGGCTGCGAGGTCGACAGGCAGTGCTATTGGGGCCAGGGCCGCACGGTGCTGGGGACCCTGAAGTATAAGTGGTGA
- a CDS encoding iron transporter, which produces MRGVGLRLLAAGPGGYLVAALAATLAVRLLPGPAIETVLAGSMGSFLVWVAVVIRVFAVDDPRRALAEVAVLAGLIAAAGGWR; this is translated from the coding sequence ATGCGGGGCGTTGGGCTGCGCCTGCTGGCGGCGGGGCCGGGGGGCTATCTGGTGGCGGCGTTGGCCGCCACCCTTGCCGTCCGGCTGCTGCCGGGGCCGGCGATCGAGACGGTGCTGGCCGGCAGCATGGGCAGTTTCCTGGTCTGGGTGGCGGTGGTGATCCGGGTGTTCGCCGTCGACGACCCCCGCCGCGCCCTGGCCGAGGTGGCGGTGCTGGCCGGGCTGATCGCCGCGGCGGGGGGCTGGCGATGA
- a CDS encoding PepSY-associated TM helix domain-containing protein encodes MSWLHTWAGLVVGWLLFAIFLTGTACYFRPEISAWMHRLAPIALPDQPSQARLAAAWLQAEAPDAVSWLIDFSDGREPVLKVAAGRPHGYVAQRLDPMTGAPEAGPETVGGDFLFYVHFTLIMSDWGRILGRYLVGICAMIMGVAIVTGVIVHKRIFKDAFTFRPRAAAQRAWLDGHNLLGVMSLPFHLMITWSGLITLMLLYMPWAVDAGYPGGRAGYAADLDGIAAAGAPAGPAQPAALTDLGQVVAAASAAWSADGRDIRVGRVEVDRPGTTAARLTLTPQDADQLARLPEALVFDGTTGRLIADGRGQGGAAAAVHHTLYGLHLARFAGLPLRWLFFAAGLAGTAMIATGLVLWSVKRRPKTGAAGRGRGHRLVDALNIGCLVGLPAAIAGQFLANRLLPADIAGRAVLEPAAFYLVWLAFLLAGAWRSDGSGWMRALLAAALLWAAVPVADVLVTGRDPLGALAAGDRVFWGLQLACLVMALALGRLAMILRARSRRGGAA; translated from the coding sequence ATGTCCTGGCTTCATACCTGGGCCGGGCTGGTGGTCGGCTGGCTGCTGTTCGCGATCTTCCTGACCGGTACGGCCTGCTATTTCCGGCCCGAAATCTCGGCCTGGATGCACCGGCTGGCGCCGATCGCTCTGCCCGATCAACCGAGCCAGGCGCGCCTGGCGGCGGCATGGCTTCAGGCCGAAGCGCCCGATGCGGTCAGCTGGCTGATCGATTTCTCCGACGGGCGGGAACCGGTGCTGAAGGTCGCCGCCGGCCGGCCGCACGGCTATGTCGCCCAGAGGCTCGATCCGATGACCGGCGCGCCCGAGGCCGGGCCCGAGACGGTCGGCGGCGACTTCCTGTTCTATGTTCATTTCACCCTGATCATGTCCGACTGGGGCCGGATCCTGGGCCGCTATCTGGTCGGGATCTGCGCGATGATCATGGGGGTGGCGATCGTGACCGGGGTGATCGTCCACAAGCGGATCTTCAAGGACGCCTTCACCTTCCGCCCCCGTGCGGCCGCCCAGCGTGCCTGGCTGGACGGTCACAACCTGCTGGGCGTGATGTCGCTGCCCTTCCATCTGATGATCACCTGGAGCGGGCTGATCACCTTGATGCTGCTCTATATGCCCTGGGCGGTGGATGCCGGCTATCCGGGTGGACGGGCTGGTTATGCCGCCGATCTGGACGGGATCGCGGCGGCGGGGGCGCCTGCCGGACCGGCGCAGCCCGCAGCACTCACCGATCTGGGGCAGGTGGTGGCGGCGGCCAGTGCCGCATGGTCGGCCGATGGCCGCGACATCCGGGTCGGGCGGGTCGAGGTCGACCGGCCGGGCACCACGGCCGCACGGCTGACCCTGACACCCCAGGATGCCGACCAGCTTGCCCGTCTGCCGGAGGCGCTGGTCTTCGACGGCACCACCGGCCGGTTGATCGCGGATGGCCGCGGGCAAGGCGGGGCGGCGGCCGCCGTTCATCACACGCTGTACGGCCTGCATCTGGCGCGCTTCGCCGGGCTGCCGCTGCGCTGGCTGTTCTTCGCGGCCGGTCTTGCCGGCACGGCGATGATCGCAACCGGGCTGGTGCTCTGGTCGGTCAAACGCCGGCCGAAGACCGGCGCGGCGGGCCGCGGGCGCGGCCACCGGCTGGTCGATGCGCTCAATATCGGCTGTCTGGTCGGCCTGCCGGCGGCGATCGCCGGCCAGTTCCTGGCCAACCGCCTGTTGCCGGCCGATATCGCCGGCCGTGCGGTGCTGGAACCCGCCGCCTTCTATCTGGTCTGGCTGGCTTTTCTGCTGGCGGGGGCGTGGCGGTCCGACGGGTCAGGCTGGATGCGGGCGCTGCTCGCCGCGGCGCTGCTCTGGGCAGCGGTGCCGGTGGCGGATGTGCTGGTGACGGGCCGGGATCCGCTCGGTGCTCTGGCGGCCGGCGACCGGGTGTTCTGGGGCCTGCAGCTCGCCTGCCTCGTCATGGCGCTGGCGCTCGGCCGGCTGGCGATGATCCTCAGGGCACGCAGCCGGCGGGGAGGGGCGGCATGA
- a CDS encoding DUF3325 domain-containing protein has product MITLVILAIGISAATALALAMTRHHEQCYGRNAAARRQPVRRRLEGWGLILIAAGLAVFTDGWGRGLVLVAGVVGLAAPLAAGLFAWRPAWAGRVIAAGWLAVVAGLCGLVFGFA; this is encoded by the coding sequence ATGATCACACTGGTGATCCTCGCCATCGGCATCTCCGCCGCCACGGCACTCGCCCTCGCCATGACGCGCCATCACGAGCAATGCTACGGCCGCAATGCGGCGGCCCGACGGCAGCCGGTCCGGCGTCGCCTGGAAGGCTGGGGGCTGATCCTGATTGCAGCCGGCCTTGCCGTCTTTACCGACGGCTGGGGCCGCGGTCTGGTTCTGGTCGCGGGCGTGGTCGGCCTTGCCGCGCCGCTGGCAGCCGGTCTCTTCGCCTGGCGCCCGGCCTGGGCGGGGCGGGTGATCGCAGCCGGTTGGCTGGCCGTCGTGGCCGGGCTTTGCGGTCTGGTCTTCGGCTTTGCCTGA